The Lacipirellula parvula genome window below encodes:
- a CDS encoding mandelate racemase/muconate lactonizing enzyme family protein translates to MKIVDVRTVLLTGPCTNDPFLSEARQRRSAAFIEVIVDSGIVGIGETYAGYFLPEAIPSIVEFFKPILVGQPLQAVDQLWQRMYHCGNFWCRVGLGLNVLNGIEAALWDALGKAQGLPVHALLGGAKHDSLPCYATGGPSNGPHDRLHAKIDFYLSLGFKGIKIGAGWILPDGSYQIPNTPAAAAELEAEKLYRIRQRYGNELAIMIDGHMGNSPTATWDLATADAVMAAVQPYNLLFFEEPLHYCNLEGYRELCDRSAVPIAAGECLTGVSEWQSFVDKCDVGQPDASFTGGLGEFLRVAKLLEAADKQIATHAWGAGASLMQNIHCGFAAANCLILEVPPAFGPLHQELIGDSFQMVDGRVLTPQSPGHGIQLTDSMKQKYSFVPGSGEFNSVPGKVMLEEQGSFYATQ, encoded by the coding sequence ATGAAGATTGTTGACGTCAGAACGGTGCTTCTTACGGGGCCATGCACGAACGACCCGTTTCTCTCCGAAGCGAGGCAACGCCGTAGCGCTGCCTTCATCGAGGTCATCGTTGATAGCGGAATTGTTGGAATCGGAGAAACCTACGCCGGCTACTTTCTCCCCGAAGCCATTCCCAGCATCGTCGAATTCTTCAAGCCGATTCTCGTTGGCCAACCACTCCAAGCGGTTGATCAACTCTGGCAACGAATGTATCACTGCGGCAACTTCTGGTGCCGCGTTGGCTTGGGACTAAACGTCCTCAATGGGATCGAAGCTGCCCTCTGGGACGCCTTGGGAAAAGCGCAAGGCCTCCCAGTGCATGCGTTGCTCGGAGGAGCCAAGCACGACAGCTTGCCTTGCTATGCCACCGGCGGTCCAAGCAACGGCCCTCACGATCGCCTGCACGCGAAGATTGATTTCTACCTGTCGCTTGGCTTCAAAGGGATCAAGATCGGCGCCGGCTGGATTCTCCCCGACGGCTCCTATCAAATCCCTAACACGCCGGCAGCAGCAGCTGAGTTGGAAGCTGAAAAGCTCTATCGAATTCGCCAACGATACGGCAACGAGTTGGCGATCATGATCGACGGCCATATGGGCAACAGCCCCACGGCCACCTGGGACCTCGCGACCGCCGACGCCGTCATGGCGGCAGTACAGCCGTACAACCTGCTCTTCTTCGAAGAACCGCTCCACTACTGCAATCTCGAAGGCTACCGCGAGCTTTGCGATCGCAGCGCGGTTCCCATTGCCGCCGGCGAATGCCTGACAGGCGTCAGCGAATGGCAATCCTTCGTCGACAAATGCGACGTTGGACAGCCCGACGCCTCATTCACGGGCGGTCTCGGTGAGTTCCTGCGAGTTGCCAAGCTGCTAGAAGCGGCCGACAAGCAAATCGCCACGCACGCCTGGGGGGCGGGCGCGAGTTTGATGCAAAACATCCACTGCGGCTTCGCGGCCGCGAACTGCCTCATCCTCGAGGTCCCTCCAGCTTTCGGCCCGCTTCACCAGGAGCTCATCGGCGATTCGTTCCAGATGGTCGACGGTCGCGTCCTGACGCCACAAAGTCCAGGCCACGGGATTCAGCTGACTGATTCGATGAAACAAAAGTATTCCTTCGTACCCGGCAGCGGCGAATTCAATAGCGTCCCTGGTAAGGTCATGCTGGAAGAGCAGGGCAGCTTTTACGCCACACAGTAG
- a CDS encoding D-2-hydroxyacid dehydrogenase, which yields MNERLKILVDVPADTAALERLKQRFSVDPVIVDPIAEEEAIWRSPDLIQECRICFCTFPPTNLADMPNLQLVQIASSGYTQLAGIGLVEREVRACNARGVFDTAIAEWNIAMMVAMARRLPEMLANQRQAIWDRSARFQTELRGSTVGLWGYGGIGRQTARLCKALGLRVHVLTRSPVVSRENIYRAADSGDVDGSLPDRVFTMDQWPEFLRDLNFLILCMPLNEQTRGIVQAEHLQTLPRQAYLLNPARGPLVEEHALIAALRERRIAGAALDTHYYYPMPADHPLWGMDNVILTPHISGSSESSYFLERIWDLFSQNVERFLTNKPLLNELTSRQLSGA from the coding sequence GTGAACGAACGCCTGAAGATTCTTGTCGATGTTCCAGCGGATACCGCTGCGTTGGAACGATTGAAGCAGCGATTCTCCGTGGATCCTGTTATCGTCGACCCTATCGCGGAAGAGGAAGCGATCTGGCGATCGCCCGACTTGATCCAGGAGTGCCGAATTTGTTTCTGCACATTCCCGCCGACGAATCTGGCCGACATGCCGAACCTGCAGCTGGTGCAGATTGCCTCATCGGGCTACACGCAATTGGCGGGAATCGGGTTGGTTGAACGCGAAGTTCGCGCGTGCAACGCTCGCGGCGTCTTCGACACGGCGATCGCCGAGTGGAATATCGCCATGATGGTGGCTATGGCCAGACGCCTGCCCGAGATGCTCGCGAATCAACGACAAGCGATTTGGGATCGCTCTGCTCGGTTCCAAACCGAGTTGCGAGGATCAACCGTCGGGCTCTGGGGATACGGCGGAATTGGTCGGCAGACTGCACGCCTGTGCAAAGCACTCGGGCTTCGCGTCCATGTGCTCACCCGGTCTCCGGTTGTGAGTCGTGAGAACATCTACCGAGCGGCCGACTCCGGCGACGTCGATGGTTCGCTACCCGATCGCGTCTTCACCATGGATCAATGGCCGGAGTTCCTGCGTGACCTCAATTTCTTGATCTTGTGTATGCCGCTGAACGAGCAAACACGGGGCATCGTACAAGCTGAGCACCTGCAAACATTGCCGCGTCAAGCGTACTTACTGAACCCTGCGCGTGGCCCGCTCGTTGAGGAGCACGCCCTCATCGCAGCGTTGCGCGAACGCCGAATCGCCGGGGCGGCCCTCGACACTCACTACTACTATCCGATGCCCGCGGACCATCCTCTCTGGGGAATGGACAATGTAATCCTCACTCCGCACATCTCGGGTTCGAGCGAAAGTTCGTACTTTCTCGAACGGATCTGGGACTTGTTCTCGCAGAACGTCGAGCGCTTTCTCACGAACAAACCGCTCCTAAACGAATTAACTTCCCGCCAACTCTCTGGCGCTTAA